In the Deinococcus ficus genome, one interval contains:
- a CDS encoding VUT family protein encodes MLKSDARNLAVPLPLALIGLYALSILLANLTLNQFIPLPVFGLLSVGTIFFAAVFTLRDRIHRAGGLNAVYLAIALALAVNTLAALYLDTPWRFIGASFLAILVGELADTAVYQRLLHRSWWTRVLTSNAVSVPLDSVIFTLLAFYGDMSTRDILQIIFADIIAKYAIAALFALRARRAGARPADA; translated from the coding sequence ATGTTGAAGTCCGACGCGCGGAACCTTGCCGTTCCGTTGCCCCTGGCCCTGATCGGCCTGTACGCGCTGAGCATCCTGCTGGCGAACCTGACCCTGAACCAGTTCATTCCGCTGCCGGTGTTCGGCCTGCTGAGCGTGGGCACCATCTTCTTCGCGGCGGTGTTCACGCTGCGCGACCGGATTCACCGGGCGGGCGGCCTGAACGCCGTGTACCTGGCGATCGCGCTGGCGCTGGCGGTGAACACGCTGGCCGCGCTGTACCTGGACACGCCCTGGCGGTTTATCGGCGCGTCCTTCCTGGCAATCCTGGTGGGCGAGCTGGCCGACACGGCCGTGTACCAGCGCCTGCTGCACCGCAGCTGGTGGACTCGGGTGCTGACCAGCAACGCGGTGAGCGTGCCGCTGGACAGCGTGATCTTCACGCTGCTGGCCTTCTACGGCGACATGAGCACGCGCGACATCCTGCAGATCATCTTCGCGGACATCATCGCCAAGTACGCCATCGCGGCCCTGTTCGCCCTGCGGGCCCGCCGCGCCGGCGCCCGGCCCGCGGATGCCTGA
- a CDS encoding NUDIX hydrolase, with product MPLTAPLPDPTLSAPDLPDARPAAPARRVPFASPPNITLTTPASARPAAATPASTTFQVSLFGLVHHRGAFLLVQPRRPILPGGALSLPGLTLREEAGEAVAETQLRRILLRQVGLGVGELRLVGSYVGRGSEDGRADSRLYLVFGAEYCSGILNPNPAEVHGAEWVAGAELRERGVPEWLLAAAQAVTALSPAGGEARGTGGPLGFLRRR from the coding sequence TTGCCTCTGACCGCACCCCTGCCCGACCCGACGCTCAGCGCCCCTGACCTTCCCGACGCCCGGCCGGCGGCCCCGGCGCGCCGCGTGCCGTTCGCCTCACCGCCGAACATCACCCTGACCACGCCCGCCTCCGCCCGGCCGGCCGCGGCCACGCCGGCCTCCACCACCTTCCAGGTCAGCCTGTTCGGGCTGGTGCACCACCGCGGGGCGTTCCTGCTGGTGCAGCCGCGGCGGCCGATCCTGCCGGGCGGCGCGCTGAGCCTGCCGGGCCTGACCCTGCGCGAGGAGGCCGGCGAGGCCGTCGCCGAGACGCAGCTGCGCCGCATCCTGCTGCGGCAGGTGGGCCTGGGCGTGGGTGAGCTGCGGCTGGTCGGCAGTTACGTGGGCCGCGGCAGCGAGGACGGCCGGGCCGACAGCCGCCTGTACCTCGTATTCGGCGCGGAGTACTGCTCGGGCATTCTGAACCCCAACCCGGCGGAGGTGCACGGCGCCGAGTGGGTGGCGGGCGCGGAACTGCGCGAGCGGGGCGTGCCGGAGTGGCTGCTGGCCGCCGCGCAGGCGGTCACGGCGCTCTCCCCGGCCGGGGGCGAGGCGCGGGGCACGGGGGGGCCGCTGGGCTTCCTGCGCCGCCGCTGA
- a CDS encoding GNAT family N-acetyltransferase: MTSEPLNRLDPAAVTVREMTPADHAAVAALLTAVNPDHPITAESLENELKFLRESSVNPHLWHVLAEWQGQVLGAASVLQFPGQYHPDRYSLDLGVHPDWRGHGLGTRLAAEVEAHLQARGARELSAGAYETWPVSVRFLEARGFTEHMRFFDNVLDLGTFDMAAWEAERHLPEGLRAVSFAALQEKLGREEAMRAFHDAFAEARADVPRTAPATELTLEDLTKRAAEPSACPEGVFLAVTDADEVVALTELWRSDAGPHRLEIGLTGTRRAWRRQGVALALKLRGLEWAREQGVTEIWTGNATTNRPMLALNERLGFRPRPAWVSFRRGSVDEG, from the coding sequence ATGACGAGTGAACCCCTGAACCGGCTGGACCCGGCAGCCGTGACCGTCCGGGAGATGACTCCTGCGGACCACGCGGCGGTGGCGGCGCTGCTCACGGCCGTGAACCCCGACCACCCCATCACCGCCGAGAGCCTGGAGAACGAACTGAAGTTCCTGCGGGAGTCCAGCGTGAACCCGCACCTGTGGCACGTCCTGGCCGAGTGGCAGGGGCAGGTGCTGGGCGCGGCGTCGGTGCTGCAGTTCCCGGGGCAGTACCACCCGGACCGCTACTCGCTGGACCTGGGCGTGCACCCGGACTGGCGCGGGCACGGCCTGGGGACCCGGCTGGCCGCCGAGGTCGAGGCGCACCTGCAGGCCCGCGGCGCGCGGGAACTGTCGGCCGGGGCGTACGAGACCTGGCCGGTGTCCGTGCGGTTCCTGGAGGCGCGGGGATTCACGGAGCACATGCGCTTTTTCGACAACGTGCTGGACCTGGGCACGTTTGATATGGCCGCCTGGGAGGCCGAGCGGCACCTGCCGGAAGGTCTGCGGGCCGTGTCGTTCGCGGCTTTGCAGGAGAAGCTGGGCCGTGAGGAGGCGATGCGCGCCTTTCATGACGCGTTCGCGGAGGCGCGGGCGGACGTGCCGCGCACCGCGCCCGCCACGGAACTCACCCTGGAGGACCTCACCAAGCGGGCCGCCGAGCCCAGCGCGTGCCCGGAGGGCGTGTTCCTGGCGGTGACGGACGCGGACGAGGTGGTGGCCCTGACGGAGCTGTGGCGCTCGGACGCCGGGCCGCACCGCCTGGAGATCGGCCTGACCGGCACGCGCCGCGCGTGGCGGCGCCAGGGAGTGGCGCTGGCCCTGAAACTGCGCGGGCTGGAGTGGGCGCGGGAGCAGGGCGTCACGGAAATCTGGACGGGGAATGCCACGACCAACCGGCCGATGCTGGCGCTGAACGAGCGGCTGGGCTTCCGGCCGCGGCCGGCGTGGGTCTCGTTCCGGCGCGGCAGCGTGGACGAGGGCTGA
- a CDS encoding GNAT family N-acetyltransferase encodes MTLHVRDATRADYPAVAAVMQAADPRRPVTAELLEVSAQKVRSSPRGLHLHQWVAERGGEVVGFAGVAQWAGAHHPDRYHAVITVPPGHARRGVGTALAGAVRAHLEARGAREVRAAAAEDQPHAVAFLIGRGFREVSREVDHVLTLDAHPEPDRARLPDGLRLVALPDFIVAQGRTAALEAFRATFNAARADEPRTVPAAPYTAEEIEEYLAHPLCLPEGMLLAVTGAGEVAGLTELWLDPAEPARLHTGLTGTARAWRGRGVATALKRAALEVARARGTREIWTQNDLTNAPMLAVNARLGFRPQPALIQFRLGEIGPADVEATYDE; translated from the coding sequence ATGACCCTGCACGTCCGGGACGCGACCCGCGCGGACTACCCTGCGGTGGCCGCCGTGATGCAGGCCGCCGATCCGCGCCGCCCGGTGACCGCCGAACTGCTGGAGGTCTCCGCGCAGAAGGTGCGCAGCAGCCCCCGCGGGCTGCACCTGCACCAGTGGGTGGCGGAGCGCGGCGGGGAGGTCGTGGGGTTCGCGGGCGTGGCGCAGTGGGCGGGCGCGCACCACCCGGACCGCTACCACGCGGTGATCACCGTGCCGCCCGGTCACGCGCGGCGGGGCGTGGGCACGGCGCTGGCCGGGGCCGTGCGCGCGCACCTGGAGGCCCGCGGTGCGCGAGAGGTGCGGGCCGCCGCGGCCGAGGACCAGCCGCACGCCGTGGCGTTCCTGATCGGCCGGGGTTTCCGGGAGGTGTCGCGCGAGGTGGACCACGTGCTCACGCTGGACGCCCACCCGGAGCCGGACCGGGCGCGGCTGCCGGACGGGCTGCGGCTCGTGGCCCTGCCGGACTTCATCGTCGCGCAGGGCCGGACCGCCGCGCTGGAGGCCTTCCGGGCCACCTTCAACGCGGCCCGCGCGGACGAACCGCGCACCGTGCCGGCCGCGCCCTACACCGCGGAGGAAATTGAGGAGTACCTGGCGCATCCCCTGTGCCTGCCGGAGGGGATGCTGCTGGCGGTGACCGGCGCCGGCGAGGTGGCGGGCCTGACCGAGCTGTGGCTCGACCCGGCGGAGCCGGCGCGGCTGCACACCGGCCTGACCGGCACGGCCCGCGCGTGGCGGGGCCGGGGCGTGGCGACCGCGCTGAAACGGGCGGCCCTGGAGGTCGCCCGGGCGCGCGGCACGCGGGAAATCTGGACGCAGAACGACCTGACGAACGCGCCGATGCTGGCCGTGAACGCCCGCCTGGGCTTCCGGCCGCAGCCGGCCCTCATTCAGTTCCGCCTGGGCGAGATCGGGCCCGCGGACGTGGAGGCGACATATGACGAGTGA
- a CDS encoding GNAT family N-acetyltransferase — protein MTTVPSFTLRAPRYPEDAEALATVLTAASPDWPTTAENLLRWQATRNPELFHTEVLAERDGQILGAGAIGHDDFSFEEWRYWGNLGVHPDYRHQGVGTALFDELLRRVKERGAREVRTMVSGSDRDAPGRAFLDHRGFRVAWERFESELHTASLDLGTFDPLMARVADAGVQLVPLSEVLGWPEGRRWLHELDWQLFQDVPMGTVLTKRSLDQWVKDELEDPALQPELSFVAVRPGQQDPLTGPLVGYSTLGLNPGGFYYIGMTGVLRAERGQGVAKALKIAAMRALDARGGGLIKTFNDAPNVAMLTMNEALGFQRTNTRYRYELHLDGA, from the coding sequence ATGACGACTGTTCCTTCCTTCACCCTTCGCGCGCCCCGCTACCCGGAGGACGCCGAGGCCCTGGCGACCGTGCTGACCGCCGCCAGCCCCGACTGGCCCACCACCGCCGAGAACCTGCTGCGCTGGCAGGCGACCCGCAATCCGGAGCTCTTTCACACCGAGGTGCTGGCCGAACGGGACGGGCAGATCCTGGGGGCGGGCGCCATCGGGCACGACGACTTCTCCTTCGAGGAATGGCGCTACTGGGGGAACCTGGGCGTGCACCCGGATTACCGGCACCAGGGGGTGGGTACGGCGCTTTTTGACGAACTGCTGCGCCGCGTAAAGGAGCGGGGCGCGCGGGAGGTGCGGACCATGGTCAGCGGCAGCGACCGTGACGCGCCCGGCCGGGCCTTCCTGGACCACCGCGGTTTCCGGGTGGCCTGGGAGCGCTTCGAGTCCGAACTGCACACCGCCAGCCTCGACCTGGGCACCTTCGATCCCCTGATGGCCCGGGTAGCCGACGCGGGCGTGCAGCTCGTGCCGCTGTCCGAGGTGCTGGGCTGGCCGGAAGGCCGCCGCTGGCTGCATGAACTCGACTGGCAGCTGTTCCAGGACGTGCCCATGGGCACGGTGCTCACCAAACGCAGCCTGGACCAGTGGGTGAAGGACGAACTGGAAGACCCGGCCCTGCAGCCGGAGCTGTCCTTCGTGGCCGTGCGGCCCGGGCAGCAGGACCCCCTGACCGGGCCGCTGGTGGGGTACAGCACGCTGGGCCTGAACCCGGGCGGGTTCTACTACATCGGCATGACCGGCGTGCTGCGCGCCGAACGCGGCCAGGGCGTCGCCAAGGCGCTGAAGATCGCGGCCATGCGCGCCCTGGACGCCCGGGGCGGCGGGCTGATCAAGACCTTCAACGACGCGCCGAACGTGGCGATGCTGACCATGAACGAGGCGCTGGGCTTCCAGCGCACGAACACCCGCTACCGCTACGAACTGCACCTGGACGGCGCATGA
- a CDS encoding PIG-L deacetylase family protein produces MSLPDPTRERRLKLLIIVPHPDDEVYGASGTLMTYLDAGEPCGLVTLTRGEAGRTLGLCDTPEELARMREVELAAALDTIGLTRDPGSVFEHHTFPDKYLQDQPLDALAGVAREAITRLNPEIVLTFPPNGSNGHPDHVTTHRAVKAAWDSLPDSERPRLWYYASDTPPENEALRAAWLQPTVRHDVTAYVTRKLQAIGCHRSQALSTVDFLRKFPERITEETFHELS; encoded by the coding sequence ATGAGCCTGCCGGACCCCACCCGTGAGCGCCGCCTGAAGCTGCTGATCATCGTGCCCCACCCGGACGACGAGGTGTACGGCGCGTCCGGGACCCTGATGACGTACCTGGATGCCGGCGAGCCCTGCGGGCTGGTCACCCTCACGCGCGGCGAGGCCGGCCGCACCCTGGGCCTGTGCGACACGCCCGAGGAACTTGCCCGGATGCGTGAGGTGGAACTGGCCGCGGCGCTGGACACCATCGGCCTGACCCGGGACCCGGGCAGCGTGTTCGAGCACCACACGTTCCCCGACAAGTACCTGCAGGACCAGCCGCTGGACGCCCTGGCCGGCGTGGCCCGCGAGGCCATCACGCGCCTGAACCCGGAGATCGTGCTGACCTTCCCGCCCAACGGCAGCAACGGCCACCCGGACCACGTGACCACGCACCGCGCCGTGAAGGCCGCCTGGGACAGTCTGCCGGACAGTGAGCGGCCCCGGCTGTGGTACTACGCGTCCGACACGCCGCCCGAGAACGAGGCCCTGCGCGCGGCGTGGCTGCAGCCCACCGTCCGGCACGACGTGACCGCGTACGTGACCCGCAAGCTGCAGGCGATCGGCTGCCACCGCAGCCAGGCGCTGAGCACCGTGGACTTCCTGCGCAAGTTCCCGGAACGCATCACCGAGGAAACCTTCCACGAACTGAGCTGA
- a CDS encoding alpha/beta fold hydrolase codes for MPTIQTRHFKAPQTELYYESYGEGRPVVLIHGWPLSGRMWERQVDALRHAGFRTVTYDRRGFGQSGKTPTGYEYDTFAADLNDLLETLDLRDVTLVGFSMGGGEVARYAAHYGAGRLRSAVMMGAVPPLLLQTADNPDGPMTPDAIQGMVQGIAQNRPKFFGEFARAFFNLDRHADLLGEEYLAFTAGLIYQASPVATQACVHAFSETDFRADLPHLTVPTLILHGDSDQIVPFEKSGARMPEFLPQSHTEVIKDGPHGLYVTHADEVNRALLAFLNR; via the coding sequence ATGCCGACCATCCAGACCCGTCACTTCAAGGCCCCGCAGACCGAGCTGTACTACGAGTCGTACGGCGAGGGCCGCCCCGTGGTGCTCATTCACGGCTGGCCGCTTTCGGGCCGCATGTGGGAACGGCAGGTGGACGCCCTGCGTCACGCCGGGTTCCGTACCGTCACGTACGACCGCCGCGGCTTCGGGCAGTCCGGCAAGACGCCCACCGGGTACGAGTACGACACCTTCGCCGCCGACCTGAACGACCTCCTGGAAACGCTGGACCTGCGGGACGTCACGCTGGTCGGCTTCAGCATGGGCGGGGGAGAGGTCGCCCGCTACGCTGCGCACTACGGCGCGGGCCGGCTGCGCAGCGCCGTGATGATGGGCGCCGTGCCGCCCCTGCTACTACAGACCGCCGACAACCCGGACGGCCCCATGACCCCCGACGCCATTCAGGGCATGGTGCAGGGCATCGCGCAGAACCGCCCGAAGTTCTTCGGGGAGTTCGCCAGGGCCTTCTTCAACCTGGACCGCCACGCTGACCTGCTCGGCGAGGAATACCTGGCGTTCACCGCCGGCCTGATCTACCAGGCGTCCCCGGTGGCGACCCAGGCCTGCGTGCACGCCTTTTCCGAAACGGACTTCCGCGCCGACCTGCCGCACCTGACCGTGCCCACCCTGATCCTGCACGGCGACAGCGACCAGATCGTGCCCTTCGAGAAGAGTGGCGCCCGCATGCCCGAATTCCTGCCGCAGTCCCACACCGAGGTCATCAAGGACGGCCCGCACGGCCTGTACGTGACGCACGCCGACGAGGTCAACCGCGCTCTGCTGGCCTTCCTGAACCGCTGA
- a CDS encoding nucleotidyltransferase domain-containing protein yields the protein MPAPLPAFLPEVVRGLQAVPGVLGVALGGSHATGTATPHSDVDLSVAYDGTLDLDALGALCRALDDTHEAQPSPVGGWGPWVDGGAWLTIQGARVDVIYRDLPRVRQSVHDALAGRVALHAQTGHPHGIHAHHYAAELACCVLLSDPDGQLVALQRQVATYPPALSAAMQSHYRWMKGFWLDAAAKGLKKGDRHYARGCTYAAVHALAEELCARHGVWLLNEKGALTRAAALPGAPHDLEARAEAALRALDLPVLHALLAAPEGA from the coding sequence ATGCCCGCGCCGCTCCCCGCCTTCCTGCCGGAGGTCGTCCGCGGCCTCCAGGCCGTGCCCGGCGTGCTGGGGGTCGCCCTGGGCGGCTCGCACGCCACCGGCACCGCCACCCCGCACTCCGACGTGGACCTGAGCGTCGCCTACGACGGCACCCTGGACCTGGACGCCCTGGGCGCGCTGTGCCGCGCGCTGGACGACACGCACGAGGCCCAGCCGTCCCCCGTCGGCGGGTGGGGGCCCTGGGTGGACGGCGGCGCGTGGCTCACCATCCAGGGCGCGCGCGTGGACGTCATCTACCGCGACCTGCCCCGCGTGCGGCAGAGCGTGCACGACGCCCTGGCCGGCCGCGTGGCCCTGCACGCCCAGACCGGACACCCGCACGGCATCCACGCCCACCACTACGCCGCCGAACTCGCCTGCTGCGTGCTGCTCTCCGACCCGGACGGGCAACTGGTCGCCCTCCAGCGGCAGGTCGCCACCTACCCGCCGGCTCTCTCGGCAGCCATGCAAAGCCACTACCGCTGGATGAAAGGCTTCTGGCTGGACGCCGCCGCCAAAGGCCTGAAGAAAGGGGACCGGCATTACGCCCGCGGCTGCACGTACGCCGCCGTGCACGCCCTCGCCGAGGAACTCTGCGCGCGGCACGGCGTGTGGCTGCTGAACGAGAAAGGCGCCCTGACGCGCGCCGCCGCCCTGCCCGGCGCGCCCCACGACCTGGAAGCCCGCGCCGAGGCCGCCCTGCGGGCCCTGGACCTTCCGGTCCTGCACGCCCTGCTGGCCGCACCCGAGGGGGCCTGA
- a CDS encoding alpha-amylase family glycosyl hydrolase has protein sequence MLTGSLLNSELATELRLAFDDDRDAETFLLRLDRHGPELVHHLGAVYGPLAPALLDGLIESLLHATHARLPDLRRLDETRLLRPDHWQRPDQLGYAAPAHRLGGILADVRGHAAYLHQLGVTYLHLHGVLGHEGGQAGDHRAVHPALGTLDDLSALARDLRAQGISLGVDVTLDCIPAAHAWAAQAAQGNARRQAMLTGDAAGDGTQALNWGTAAVFRETLDALLDLANRGVEVLNLRGWQHLHTPRPDDRPALLHALRSALLVVAPALSIRLDAPDPGYAALGTRDHSGLLSDLLDFPVLTGPVWVALHGHDTSALAAALNAVPPRPARLTWLPRLRDQDGRTAADLTGLHAAATRGDDQDTDRALRRLNLLHALILGFGGVPLLSMGDEMALTEAHMDWTQAEAARDDILTPSGRAYAWTQRMVQARAATPHLHAGAGTRAAPSPDARVLLLRRDTPHGPMLGVYNFSPDRIPLNPATLREHLGDRAEDRLNGGTLGFTRPVNLDPYAALWLTQP, from the coding sequence GTGCTGACCGGCTCCCTCCTGAACAGTGAACTGGCGACCGAACTGCGGCTCGCCTTCGACGACGACCGAGATGCCGAGACGTTCCTGCTGCGCCTGGACCGGCACGGCCCGGAACTCGTCCATCACCTCGGCGCCGTGTACGGCCCCCTGGCCCCCGCACTGCTGGACGGCCTGATCGAATCACTGCTGCACGCCACGCACGCCCGCCTGCCCGACCTGCGCCGCCTGGACGAGACCCGCCTGCTGCGCCCCGACCACTGGCAGCGCCCGGACCAGCTGGGGTACGCCGCGCCCGCCCACCGCCTGGGCGGCATCCTCGCGGACGTGCGCGGCCACGCCGCGTACCTGCACCAGCTGGGCGTGACCTACCTGCACCTGCACGGCGTTCTGGGCCACGAGGGCGGGCAGGCCGGCGACCACCGCGCCGTGCACCCCGCCCTGGGCACCCTGGACGACCTGAGCGCTCTGGCCCGCGACCTGCGCGCCCAGGGCATCAGCCTGGGCGTGGACGTCACCCTGGATTGCATTCCCGCCGCGCACGCCTGGGCTGCCCAGGCCGCGCAGGGCAACGCCCGGCGGCAGGCCATGCTGACCGGCGACGCCGCCGGGGACGGCACGCAGGCCCTGAACTGGGGCACCGCCGCCGTGTTCCGCGAAACGCTGGACGCCCTGCTGGACCTCGCCAACCGCGGCGTGGAGGTCCTGAATCTGCGCGGCTGGCAGCACCTGCACACCCCCCGCCCGGACGACCGCCCGGCCCTGCTGCACGCCCTGCGCTCCGCCCTGCTGGTCGTCGCCCCGGCCCTCAGCATCCGCCTGGACGCCCCCGATCCCGGCTACGCGGCCCTCGGCACCCGCGACCACAGCGGCCTCCTCAGCGACCTGCTGGACTTCCCGGTCCTGACCGGCCCCGTCTGGGTCGCCCTGCACGGGCACGACACCAGCGCCCTGGCCGCGGCGCTGAACGCCGTGCCCCCCCGGCCCGCCCGCCTCACCTGGCTGCCCCGCCTGCGGGACCAGGACGGCCGCACCGCCGCCGACCTCACCGGCCTGCACGCCGCCGCCACCCGCGGCGACGACCAGGACACCGACCGCGCCCTGCGCCGCCTGAACCTCCTGCACGCCCTGATTCTGGGCTTCGGCGGCGTGCCCCTGCTCAGCATGGGCGACGAGATGGCCCTCACCGAAGCGCACATGGACTGGACCCAGGCCGAAGCCGCCCGCGACGACATCCTCACCCCCTCCGGCCGCGCCTACGCCTGGACGCAGCGCATGGTCCAGGCCCGCGCCGCGACCCCCCACCTGCACGCGGGCGCCGGTACCCGCGCCGCCCCCAGCCCGGACGCCCGCGTGCTGCTGCTGCGCCGCGACACCCCGCACGGCCCCATGCTCGGCGTGTACAACTTCAGCCCCGACCGCATCCCCCTGAACCCCGCCACGCTGCGCGAGCACCTGGGCGACCGCGCCGAGGACCGCCTGAACGGCGGCACCCTGGGCTTCACCCGCCCCGTGAACCTCGACCCCTACGCCGCCCTGTGGCTCACCCAGCCCTGA
- a CDS encoding GNAT family N-acetyltransferase, translated as MNHEFTVRPATLATLPDVHALLPDPQDRERRTADTRQRIEDGRLSPEQFLILRTDRGVEGVALISHAPYFPAFPQVRPDTTDTALSGFLTELYARTPPGKTLVLQDDRFPLRAELAQAAGWQPDGAGAHVMYQTDLTARPYSQDPHITEYPHGTEWPQAVRDLMTRLGRADWESSEGWTLVSVPDDAGHPAGLAASGPGGRPGEISVNMLGVRPDQRGRGLGRRLEEHLFARALPAFTRHAGGTDASNHPMRRILEGLGSQLVATQLYFTRP; from the coding sequence TTGAACCACGAATTCACCGTCCGGCCCGCCACCCTCGCCACTCTCCCTGACGTGCACGCCCTGCTGCCCGACCCGCAGGACCGTGAACGCCGCACCGCCGACACCCGCCAGCGCATCGAGGACGGCAGGCTCAGCCCGGAGCAATTCCTGATCCTCCGCACCGACCGTGGGGTGGAGGGCGTGGCCCTGATCAGCCATGCGCCGTATTTCCCCGCCTTTCCCCAGGTTCGCCCGGACACGACGGATACGGCCCTCAGCGGCTTTCTCACTGAGCTGTACGCCCGCACCCCGCCCGGGAAAACGCTGGTCCTGCAGGACGACCGCTTTCCCCTCCGGGCCGAACTGGCGCAGGCCGCAGGCTGGCAGCCGGACGGCGCAGGGGCGCACGTCATGTACCAGACGGACCTGACCGCCCGCCCGTACAGCCAGGACCCGCACATCACGGAGTACCCGCACGGCACCGAATGGCCCCAGGCGGTCCGCGACCTGATGACCCGCCTGGGCCGGGCCGACTGGGAATCCTCGGAAGGCTGGACCCTGGTCAGCGTGCCGGATGACGCCGGCCACCCTGCGGGGCTGGCCGCGTCCGGCCCAGGCGGGCGTCCCGGGGAGATCAGCGTGAACATGCTCGGCGTCCGGCCCGACCAGCGCGGCCGGGGGCTGGGGCGGCGCCTGGAGGAACACCTGTTTGCCCGCGCCCTTCCCGCGTTCACGCGCCATGCGGGCGGCACGGACGCCAGCAACCATCCCATGCGCCGGATTCTGGAAGGCCTGGGTAGTCAGCTCGTCGCCACGCAGCTGTACTTCACGCGACCTTGA
- the rpmI gene encoding 50S ribosomal protein L35: protein MPKMKTHKMAKRRVKITGTGKVMAFKSGKRHQNTGKSGDEIRGKGKGFVLAKSEWARMKLMLPRGK, encoded by the coding sequence ATGCCCAAGATGAAGACGCACAAGATGGCCAAGCGCCGCGTGAAGATCACCGGCACCGGCAAGGTCATGGCGTTCAAGAGTGGCAAGCGCCACCAGAACACCGGCAAGAGCGGCGACGAGATTCGCGGCAAAGGCAAGGGCTTCGTGCTCGCCAAGAGCGAGTGGGCCCGCATGAAGCTCATGCTCCCGAGGGGGAAATAA
- the rplT gene encoding 50S ribosomal protein L20 produces the protein MPRAKTGIIRRRRHNKVLKRAKGFRGSRSKQYRNAFQTLLNAATYEYRDRRNKKRDFRRLWIQRINAGARLHGMSYSTFIGGLKKAGVDLNRKVLADIAAREPEAFKALVDAAKNGK, from the coding sequence ATGCCGCGCGCCAAGACTGGGATCATCCGCCGCCGCCGCCACAACAAGGTGCTCAAGCGCGCCAAGGGCTTCCGCGGCAGCCGCAGCAAGCAGTACCGCAACGCCTTCCAGACGCTGCTGAACGCCGCGACGTACGAGTACCGCGATCGCCGCAACAAGAAGCGTGACTTCCGCCGCCTGTGGATCCAGCGCATCAACGCCGGCGCCCGCCTGCACGGCATGAGCTACAGCACGTTCATCGGCGGCCTGAAGAAGGCCGGCGTGGACCTGAACCGCAAGGTGCTGGCCGACATCGCCGCGCGTGAACCCGAGGCCTTCAAGGCCCTCGTGGACGCCGCCAAGAACGGCAAGTAA
- a CDS encoding GntR family transcriptional regulator, with protein MAKYPLIKTTLKDRLLGGHYTEGLPLPSEPQLAREFEVSRMTARRAIDELEREGYVYRVQGAGTFPTGKRFRQGMFRVRPFKEWARHPDHRTTVLRAMQIEATPEIAVVLQIQPGDPVIFVHRLRTAGDEALVIEKRYINAALVPSLLDHNLSAESIHETMVALGVPLARVEQNLEAVNLRQEEADLLRVPVGTAAFLLRRTTYSGQTRASYVNYWVRGDRYAFQDTFEP; from the coding sequence ATGGCGAAGTACCCGCTCATCAAGACCACCCTGAAAGACCGCCTGCTGGGCGGCCACTACACGGAAGGTCTGCCGCTGCCCAGTGAACCGCAACTGGCCCGCGAATTCGAGGTCTCCCGCATGACCGCCCGCCGCGCCATCGACGAACTCGAACGCGAAGGCTACGTGTACCGCGTGCAGGGCGCCGGCACCTTCCCCACTGGCAAACGCTTCCGGCAGGGCATGTTCCGCGTGCGGCCCTTCAAGGAATGGGCCCGCCACCCCGACCACCGCACCACCGTGCTGCGCGCCATGCAGATCGAAGCCACCCCCGAAATCGCTGTGGTCCTGCAGATCCAGCCGGGCGACCCGGTGATCTTCGTGCACCGCCTGCGCACCGCCGGCGACGAGGCCCTGGTCATCGAGAAGCGCTACATCAACGCCGCGCTGGTCCCCAGCCTACTGGACCACAACCTCAGCGCCGAAAGCATCCACGAGACGATGGTCGCTCTCGGCGTGCCGCTCGCCCGCGTGGAGCAGAACCTGGAAGCCGTGAACCTCCGTCAGGAGGAAGCTGACCTGCTGCGCGTCCCGGTCGGCACCGCCGCCTTCCTGCTGCGCCGCACCACGTACAGCGGTCAGACCCGCGCCAGTTACGTGAACTACTGGGTGCGCGGCGACCGTTACGCCTTCCAAGACACCTTCGAACCCTGA